A portion of the Cryptomeria japonica chromosome 5, Sugi_1.0, whole genome shotgun sequence genome contains these proteins:
- the LOC131063356 gene encoding zinc-finger homeodomain protein 2 produces MDQNNNKNVAVGALQVPGSNPVNPAAPPSRLQVYEFNEKDVKSERNCSGAENAVNRHKTVRYRECLKNHAASIGSHAVDGCGEFMAGGGEEEALKCQACGCHRNFHRREVDGAWSYGGLVRPFAAAPAMEGHVMLGEEGHVMFGDEGHVTEEGHVRMGMGMGHVIAGISKKRFRTKFSGEQKEKMCAFAERLGWRIQKQDEPAVAQFCSEVGVRRNVLKVWMHNNKNTMGKNRSQ; encoded by the coding sequence ATggatcaaaacaacaataaaaatgtAGCGGTTGGTGCCTTACAGGTCCCGGGTTCGAATCCCGTAAACCCAGCGGCCCCCCCGTCCAGGTTGCAGGTTTATGAGTTTAATGAAAAGGATGTGAAGAGCGAGAGGAATTGTTCAGGGGCTGAAAATGCTGTTAACCGGCATAAGACCGTCCGCTACAGGGAGTGCCTGAAGAATCATGCGGCTAGCATAGGGTCACATGCTGTAGACGGGTGTGGGGAGTTTATGGCGGGCGGGGGCGAAGAAGAGGCGCTGAAATGCCAGGCGTGTGGGTGTCACAGGAACTTCCACAGGCGCGAGGTGGATGGCGCGTGGTCGTATGGGGGCCTGGTTAGGCCCTTCGCGGCTGCTCCTGCTATGGAGGGTCACGTGATGTTGGGGGAGGAGGGTCACGTGATGTTTGGGGATGAAGGTCACGTGACTGAGGAGGGTCACGTGAGGATGGGCATGGGGATGGGGCACGTGATTGCAGGCATTTCGAAGAAGCGGTTTAGGACCAAGTTTAGTGGGGAGCAGAAGGAGAAGATGTGCGCTTTTGCTGAGCGTTTGGGGTGGAGGATTCAGAAACAGGATGAACCTGCTGTTGCTCAGTTTTGCAGTGAGGTGGGTGTGAGAAGGAATGTTTTGAAAGTTTGGATGCATAATAACAAGAATACAATGGGGAAAAATCGGAGCCAGTAA